Genomic DNA from Nonomuraea rubra:
CGGCGGCGCTCGCGGAGCGTCTCCTCGCGGAGCATGCGGCTGGTCTCCACGGGCCACTTGCGGTTGACGGCGATGATGCCTTCGACGTACCGGTGCAGCGCGACCGCGACCGGCGCCTCGTGCAACCTGGCGGCCTCGACGGCCTCCTCGACCGCGTCGTAGCGGGCTCCGTAGACCGCGGCCATGAGGTCCTCGCGGGAGGCGAAGCGGCGGTAGACCGTGCGGCGGTCCACGCCCGCCGCTGCCGCGATGGCGGAGATGGTCGCCGACGGGTCGTCGGCGAGCATGCGGGCGCCCGTGCTCAGGAGGCGTTCCAGGTTGCGCATCGCGTCTGCTCTCACCTGCCCAAAGATACTCCGCTCCAGGACAGGTGCCACTCAGCTGAGAAGGTAACCGCTGTAACCGCGGCTCCGATGAGGTGCTTACGGTGGCAGTCGAATGACTCAAGATCCCAGCCTCTGCCTGCCGCGAAGGGGACCGCTCCACGCGAGGTTCCGCCTGGCCGCCGCTCCCGGTGTCTCACCGTCATCTGACTGATGTGCCCCGGTCGGCCGCCCGGGACAGTGAGGAATGCCGCACCACCTGAGACACGACACGGAGGACTCATCATGATCGATAGGCGCACCTTCGGCAAGGTCGTCGGCCTGGCGACCGGCGCGACCGTCGCCTCGCTGGCGGGCCTGGAGCAGGCGGCCTCCGCCGCCCGGAAGGCGGCCCCGCCGTCGCCGGCGGTCGCCACCGGCCCGCACCCGTCGTTCGGCTCGCTGAAGCAGGTCAAGGCCGGGCTGCTGAACATCGGTTACGCCGAGGCGGGCCCGGCCCGGGGGCCGGTGGTGATCTGCCTGCACGGCTGGCCGTACGACATCCACAGCTTCGTGGACGTCGCGCCGCAACTGGCGGCGCGGGGTTACCGGGTGATCGTGCCCTACCTGCGCGGTCACGGCACGACGAGGTTCCTGTCCGCGAAGACGTTCCGCAACGCCCAGCAGTCGGCGATCGCCCTCGACATCCTCGCGCTGATGGACGCGCTCAGGATCGACCAGGCCGTGCTCGCCGGCTTCGACTGGGGGTCGAGGACCGCCGACATCATCGCGGCCCTCTGGCCGGAGCGCTGCAAGGCCCTGGTGTCGGTGAGCGGCTACCTCATCACGAACCTCGAGGCCAACCTCGCCCCGCTGCCGCCGAAGGCCGAGTACGCCTGGTGGTACCAGTACTACTTCGCCACCGACCGGGGCCGGCAGGCCATGGAGGACAGGGACAAGCGCAACGGCCTGGCCCGGCTCGTCTGGGACACCGTCTCGCCGACCTGGGACTTCGACGACGCCACCTTCGAGCGCACGGCCGCGGCCTTCGACAACCCCGACTACGCCGCCATCGTGCTCCACAACTACCGCTGGCGGCTGAGCCTGGCCGCGGGCGAGCGCCGTTACGACGCCGTCGAGCGGCGGCTCCAGGCGCGGCCGCACATCAAGGTGCCGACGATCACCCTGGACGCCGAGCTCGACCCCTTCACCGCCGCGCCGGGTGACGGCTCGGCCTACCGGGAGATGTTCACCGGCGCCTACGAGCACCGCACGCTCAAGGGCATCGGGCACAACCTGCCGCAGGAGGCGCCCACGGCGTTCGCCCAGGCCGTCGTCGACGCGGACCGCCTCTGAGCCCGCCTCCGCCTTCGGCCACCCCCACGTGGTCGCCGGCGTGGCGCCGGTCAGGACGGCGCCTCCCAGACGGGGCGGATCTCGAGGCCCGCGCCCAGCGGGCAGTGACGCGCGATCTCCTCGGCCTCCTCCAGGTCCGCGCACTCGACGAGGTAGTAGCCCGCCAGATCCTGGCTCAGCGCCACGAACGGCCCGGGGGCCGAGACCGGCCCCCGGTCCGAGGGACGCAGCGACCTGGCCTCCGTGGCGGGCTTCAGTGCCTCCCCCGTGAACGCGATGCCGCGTTCCCGCAGGTATTGGGCGAACGCCGCGTGCTCGGCCAGCGCCGCCCCCATCTCTTCCTCCGAGACCGACTCCCAGTAGTTCTCCGGATCGAAGAGCAGCAGTGCGAACTTCATCGTGAACCTCCTCAGTCCTGACGACGAACGAGCATGCCCGAAATGGACAGGCGGGCACCTGTCCATGACCGGATCAGGCGAACCGTAGCGCCCCGGTGCATAATTGGGATGAGCCGAATTCCCAGGTCTGGCTCACTTTGACCTGCACGGGGTGGTGAATGTGAGCGGCGCTCCCCGGCTCGGCCTGCGCGGCAGGCGCAGCGAGTGCCAGGCGCTGGATCGGCTGGTCGCCGAGGCCAGGGAGGGCCGCAGCCAGGTGCTGGTGCTGCGCGGCGAGGCGGGGGTCGGAAAGTCCGCGCTGGTGGACTACCTGATGGCGAACGCCACAGGGTGCCAGACCCTGCGGGCGGCCGGCGTCGAGTCCGAGATGGAGCTGGCGTTCGCCGGGCTGCACCAGTTGTGCCTGCCGATGATCGGGAAGCTCGATCGGCTGCCCGCCCCGCAGCGGGAGGCCCTGGCCGTCGCGTTCGGCCTCAGCGCGGGCAGCGTGCCGGACCGTTTCCTGGTCGGCCTGGCGGTGCTCAGCCTGCTGGCCGAGGTGGCGGAGAAGCAGCCGCTCGTCTGCGTGGTGGACGACGCCCAGTGGCTCGACCAGGTCTCCGCGCAGACGCTGGCCTTCGTCGCGCGCCGGCTGCTCGCCGAGCGGGTGGCGCTGGTGTTCGCGGTGCGCACCTCGACGGCCGGTCCGGGCGGCGACCAGCTGCGGGGGCTGCCGGAGCTGGCGGTCAGGGGCCTGGGCTACGACGACGCTCGCGCGCTGCTGGACTCGGTGGTGCCCGGGCGGCTGGACGAGCGGGTCAGGGACCGGATCGTCGCCGAGACCCGCGGCAACCCGCTGGCGCTGCTGGAGCTGCCCCGGGGGCTGACGGTGGCCGAGCTGGCCGGCGGGTTCGGGCGGCCTGACGCGCGACCTCTGGCGAACAAGATCGAGCAGAGTTTCGTGCGCCGGATCGAGGAGCTTCCGGGCGCGACGCAACGGCTGCTGCTGGTGGCGGCCGCCGAGCCGGTGGGGGACGTCTCGCTGCTGCGACGGGTGGCCGGGCGGCTCGGGATCAGCGCGGACGCCGCGGCGGCGGCCGAGAGTGCTGGGCTGATCGAGTTCGGCACGCGGGCGCGATTCCGCCATCCGCTGGTGCGCTCGGCGGCGTACCGGGCGGCGGACCCCGAGGAACGCCAGGACGTGCACCGTGCGCTGGCCGAGGCGACCGACCCGGACTCCGACCCGGACCGCCGCGCCTGGCATCGCGCCCACGCGGCGGTCGAGCCCGACGAGGCCGTGGCCGGCGAGCTGGAGCGCTCAGCCGGCCGGGCCCAGGCGCGCGGCGGCCTGGCGGCGGCGGCCGCGTTCCTGAAGCGCGCGACCGAGCTGACGCCCGATCCCGCCAGGCGCGGAGCGCGGGCGGTGGCCGCCGCGCAGGCCACCTTCGAGGCCGGGGCTCCGGACGTGGCGCTCGAGCTGCTGTCCGCCGCGGAGATGAGCCCGCTGGGCGAGCTCCATCGCGGGCGGCTGATCCGGCTCCGCGCCCAGATCGTCTTCGCCCGCAGGCGCAGCGGTGACGCGGCGCCGTTGCTGCTCGACGCGGCCGGACGGCTGGAACGGACCGACGAGGGGCAGGCGCGCGAGGCCTACCTGGAAGCGATCGGCTCGGCGGTGTTCGCCGGCCGCCTCGGTGAGCCGGGCCTGCTGCGGCGGGTGGCCGAGGCCGCCCGCACCGCGCCGCGCGGCCCGCGGCCGCCGCGGCTCGCGGACGCGCTGCTCGACGGCCTGGCGACCCGGTTCGCCGACGGTTACGTCGCGGGGGCGCCGCTGCTGAGGCGCGCGTTGCGGGCGTTCCGGCAGGACGCGGGACGCCGCGGGGACGACATCATGCGCTGGCTCTGGCTGGCCTGGCCCGCCGCCGGCGACATGTACGACGACGAGACCTGGCACGAGCTGGCCGCGCACGCGGTCCGTACGGCCCGCGAGGCCGGCGCGCTATACTTCCTGCCCCTGGCCCTGACCTACCGCGCCGCCGTGCACGTGCACGCCGGCGAGTTCGGCGCGGCCTCCACCTTGATCGAGGAGTCCGACGCGCTGCTGAGGGTGACCGGCAACTCGCACCTCGGTTACGCCTCGCTGCTGCTGCACGCCTGGCGCGGCGCGAACGCCGAGGTGGTGGGCGTGGTCGACGCCGGCGCCGAGTGGGCGAGCACCTGGAAAGAGGGCCGGGCGATCGGCGTGCGCCCCTACCTGAACGCCGTCGTGTACAACGGTCTCGGCCGCTTCCACGACGCCCTGGCCGGCGCGGAGGAGGCGTACGCGTTCGACGACCTGGGGGTGTTCGGGTTCTCCCTCGTCGAGCTGGTCGAGGCCGGAGCCCGCGCCGGAGCCCAGGAGGCGGCGGCGACCGCGCTGCGGCAGCTCGAGGAGCGGACCCTCGCCAGCGGCACCGAGTGGGCGCTCGGCCTGCTGGCCAGGTCGAGGGCGCTGCTGTCCGGCGGCGCGACCGCCGACCGCCTGTACCGGGAGGCCATCGAGCACCTCCGGCGCAGCCGGGTCGCCGTACACCTCGCCCGCACCCACCTGGTGTACGGGGAGTGGCTTCGCCACGAGAACCGGCCCGCCGAAGCGCGCGAGCACCTGCAGACCGCCTACGAGCTGTTGAACGGTTTCGGCGCCAGGGCCTTCGCCGACCGTGCCCGCCGCGAGCTCCTGGCCCTCGGCGAGCCGGTACGCCGTCAGGCGGCCGAGGAGCAGCACGTCCTCACGGCGCAGGAGGCGCAGATCGCCCGGCTGGCCGCCGGCGGGAAGACGAACTCCGAGATCGGCGCCGAGCTGTTCATCAGCCCGCGTACCGTCGAGTGGCACCTGCGCAAGGTGTTCACCAAGCTCGACGTGGACTCGCGCAGCAAGCTGCGCGGGATGCTGACCGGCTCCTGACGCGGGCTCCGGGCCTACGCGCTCATGACGCGGGCTCCGGGCCTACGCGCTCATGACGCGTCGCATGTCGGCGATGGCGCGCAGCGTCCCGCGCACGGTGCCGGTCACCTTGGAACGTCCCGTCCTGGGCAGGTAGTCCACCTCGACCTCGGCGATCCGCCACCCGGCCGCGGCGGCACGCAGCACCATCTCCAGCGGGTAGCCGAAGCGGCGGTCGGTCAGCTCCAGCGCCAGCAGCGCCGAACGCCTGGCGGCCCGCATGGGGCCGAGATCGTGCAGCGGCGCCCCCGTACGGCGGCGCAGGTTCGCGGCGAGGACGGCGTTGCCCAGCCGGGCGTGCGGCGGCCAGGCGCCCGCGGCCTTCGGGACGCGCCGGCCGAGCACGAGGTCACCGCGCCCGCCGAGCACCGGCGCGGCCACCCGGGGCAGCTGGGCAGGGTCGAGCGAGGCGTCGGCGTCCATGAAGCAGACCAGCTCGGCCGAGGAGGCCAGCAGCCCGGCGTGGCAGGCGGCGCCGAACCCGCGCCTCGGCTCGTGGACCACCTCGGCCCCGTGATCGCGGGCGACCTGCGCGGAACGGTCGGTGGAGCCGTTGTCGGCCACGATGGGGCGGTAGCCGTCGGGCATGCGGCCGAGCACCCAGCCGAGCGCGGCCTCCTCGTTCAGGCACGGCAGGATCACGTCGATCGTCATGACCCGGCGAACTCCCTCATGCCCGCCTCGAAGCCGACCTCGGCGCGGAACCCCAGCTCGGCCGCCGCCCGTCCGGGCGAGGCGACGATGTGCCGGACGTCGCCCAGCCGGTACTCGCGCGTGACCAGGGGGCTGGGCCCGCCCCGCTCCGCGGCCAGCGCGCGGGCCATCTCTCCCACGGTGCGGGGAGTGCCGGAGGCGATGTTCCAGGCCCGCAGCTCGCCCGGCCGGACCGGTGCGGCCAGGGCGGCAAGGTTCGCCCTGGCCACGTCGCGCACGTGGACGAAGTCGCGGAGCTGGCGGCCGTCCTCGAACACCTTCGGCGCCCTGCCTGCCGCCAGCTCGGAGCGGAAGATCGCGGCCACGCCCGCGTAGGGGGTGTCGCGGGGCATGCGCGGGCCGTACACGTTGTGGTAGCGCAGCGCCGCCACCCTCCCGCCGGTCTCCCTGGCCCAGTTGGCGGCCAGGTGCTCCTGCGCGAGCTTGCTCGTGGCGTAGGCGTTGCGTGGGTCGGTGGGGGCGTCCTCCTCGATCTCCGCGCAGCGCAGGGGCTCGCCGCACCGCGGGCACGCGGGGTCGAACCGGCCCCGCTCCAGGTCGTGCACGGCCCGGGGACCCGGCCTGACCTGGCCATGAATGGCGCAGGCGTAGCGGCCCTCGCCGTAGACGACCATCGAGGAGGCCAGGACCAGGCGTTCGATCCCGTGCCTTGCCATGGCGGCGAGGAGGACGGCGGTACCGTACACGTTGACCGAGGCGTAGTCGGGCAGGTCGGCGACGTCCACCCCGAGACCCACCTTGGCGGCCTGGTGCACGACGGCGCCGACGCCCGGCAGCAGCGTGTCCAGGAGGGCGGCGTCGCGCACGTCCCCGCAGTGCCGCTCCAGGCCGGTCTCGCGCGCGTCGGCGCTGTGGCGCAGGTCCAGGCCCGCGTCGCGCATGTCCGCACCGTGCCGCGGGTCCAAGCTCGCGTCACGCACGTCGGCGCTGTGCCGTAGGTCCAGGCCGATGACGTCGAGGCCCGCGGCGCGCAGGGTCTCGGTCACGTGCCCGCCGATGAAACCGGCCGAGCCGGTGACCATCACTCTCACGCCGCCGACGGTAACCCTCCGCCCGGGGCGGTCTGAAGCGACGTAAGCGGTCCGTAAGGGTTGTTACGGACCTCGAACGGCGGTGGCCGCGGCGGTCCCGGCCGGGCTCCGGCGTGCGAGGCTGCCGCCTGTGAGCCGGTACCAGCTCGCCGTCGGCGGGATTCTCGCGGCCCTGGCAGCCGTCCTGGTCAGGACGGTGACCGAGCCCTCCGGGCTGGGCTGGTACCTGACGGCGTGGGCGCTGTTCGCGTCCGCCGTTTGGGTGGCGCGGCGGGTTCCCGAGCGCCGGCTCGGCCCGCTGGTCGTGGCCGGCGGGATCGTGCTGGCCGCGACCGGGCTGGCGGCGCCGCCGAGCAACAGCACCGACTCCTTCAGGTACGCCTGGGACGGCCGGGTGCAGGCCGCGGGCGTCTCCCCCTACGATCACCCGCCGTCCGCCCTGGAGCTCGCGGGGCTGCGCGACGGCTGGCTCTTCCCCGCCGATTGCGCCGCCCGCTATCCCCTGCCGGACGGCGGCTGCACGCGGATCAACCGCCCCACGGAGCCGACCATCTACCCGCCGGCGGCGCAGGGCTACTTCCTGCTGGTGCACTGGCTGTCGCCGGAGGGTTCGCGGCACAAGGCCCTGCAGGTGGGCGGCTGGGTGATGGCCGTGCTGGCGCTGGCGGCGCTGTGCCGGGTGGCGGGGGCCCGGCGGGCGGCGTACTGGGCGTGGTGCCCGGCGGTGCCGGTGGAGGCCGTGAACAACGCGCACGTGGACATGCTGGGCGTGCTGCTGGTGGTGCTGGCCTTCTGCGCCGTCGGCGCCGGCCGGGCCCGGGGGGCGCTGCTCGGCGCCGCCATCGCGGCCAAGCTGCTGCCGGCGACAGCGCTGCCCGGCGCCCTGTCCGGCGCACTGTCCGGCGCCCTGTCCGGAGGGCTCACGGGCCGACACACGGGCGGGCCGATGGGCCGACCCGCCGGGCGGCTCACGGGTGGCGGGGTGTGGCGGCGCGTGGCCGTCACCGTGGTGCCCGCCGCGCTCGTGGTGGGGCTGTCCTACCTGCCGTACGTCCTGGCCTCGGGCGGCTCCGTGCTGGGCTACCTGCCGGGATACCTCCAGGAGGAGCGCTACGACGGGGGTGGCGGCCGGTACGCGGTCCTGCGGCTGGTGCTGCCGGACTCGTGGGCCCCGTACGCGGCGGTCGCGGCCCTCGGCCTGATCGCCCTGTTCGTCCTGCGGTACGGCGATCCCGACCGGCCCTGGCGCGGCGCGCTGCTGGTCAGCGGCTCGCTCCTGCTGCTGTTCACCCCCGGCTACTCCTGGTACGCGCTGCTGGTCGTCGCGCTGGTCGCCATGGACGGCCGGTGGGAGTGGCTGGGCGTGGCCCTGGCAGGCGCCGTCGCCTACGCCGCCGGCCCCGGCTCGCAGTTCTACGCGGCCGCCGCCCTGGCCGTACTGATCGGCTGGGCCGCACGCCTGCGCCACCGTGCTGATGGCCGGGCCGCGCGCCCGAGCCACCGTTCTGATGGCCGGGCCGCCTGGCCGCCTTCCGCCCGTATCCCTGTGAGGACTGAGCACACTGAGCGCCCAGATAGTGATCATCGCGAAGGAACCGTTGCCGGGGCGGGTCAAGACGCGGCTGAGCCCGCCGTACAGCCCGGCCGAGGCCGCGGCGCTCGCCGAGGCGGCGCTGCGTGACAGCGTGCGCGCCGTGGCCGCGACGCCTGCGACCCAGCGGGTGCTCGCCCTGGACGGGTTGCCCGGCCGCTGGCTGCCACCGGGGTTCGTGGTGGTGCCGCAGCGCGGGGCGGGCCTGGACGAGCGCCTGGCGGCGGCCTTCGCCGACGCCCACCGTCTGCGCCCTGACCCCGTCGTGCTGATCGGCATGGACACCCCGCAGGTCACGCCCGCCCTGCTCGGCGAGGCGGGGCGGGCGCTGGAGCGGCACGACGCGGTGTACGGCCCGGCGGCCGACGGCGGCTTCTGGCTGCTCGGCCTGCGGCGTCCGGACCCGGCGCTGCTGCTGGGGGTGCCGATGTCGCATCCGGAGACCGGCAAGCACCAGCTCGACCGCCTCGAACGCGCCGGCCTGGACGTGCACCACCTGCCCGAGCTGACGGACGTCGACACCGCCGCCGACGCCGCCGCCGTCGCCGCCGACGCGCCCTCCTCCCACTTCGCCGCCGCACTGCGGGAGCTGGGCCGGTGATCGGCGAGATCTACGCCGACGCGCTCGCCGGGGAGAGCGTCGAGATCGAGTACGTCGACGGCACCCGTGTGCCGCTGGAGGCCGCGCGCTGGTTCGAGCCGATCGACGGCGACGAGGAGTTCCTGAGCCGCTGCGCCAGCCCCACGCTGGACATCGGCTCCGGTCCCGGGCGACTCACGGTGGCTCTGACCAGGCGCGGGCTCCGTTCGCTCGGCATCGACATCACCCCGCGCGCCGTCGCCCTGACCCGCCGCGCCGGCGGGTTCGCCCTGCTCAGGGACGTCTTCGAGGACCTCCCCCACAGCGGCCGCTGGGCCACCGCGCTGCTCGCCGACGGCAACATCGGCATCGGCGGCAACCCGGCGGCGCTGCTGCACCGGGTCAGGCAGCTCCTCCGGCCGGGCGGCGCCGTGCTGGCCGAGGTCGCGCCGCCCGGGACCCGGAGCCGGGTGGACCGGCTCCGGCTACGCCGGGGGCCGGTGGCCGGGCCGTGGTTCGGCTGGGCGACCGTCTCGGCGGACGACATCGGGCGCGTCGCGCTGGCCGGGGGGTTCGCGGCGGCCGGCTGCTGGACGGCACACGACCGCTGGTTCGCACGGCTCTCCTAGGACGGGCCGGCGAGGGCTCGACAGGTTCGGTACGTGCAGGGCCGGAGAGGGCTCGGCAGGGCCCGTACGTGCGGGATCGCCGTGGAATGGCCGAGCGTGTATCGTCGAGAACCATGTTCCGCCCCCTGCGTGCCGGCGAGCCGACCCGACTGGGTGACTATCGCATCATCGCAGGTCTCGGCGAGGGCGGGCAGGGAGTCGTCTACCTGGCAGAGGACGCCTCGGGCGAGCGGGTGGCGATCAAGGTGCTGCACGCCAGGCTGGCGGGTGACACCGAGGCGCGGGAGCGGTTCCTGCGCGAGGTCGACGCGGCCATGCGGGTGGCGGCGTTCTGCACGGCCCGCGTGCTGGACGTGGCGGTCGACGGCGACAGGCCGTACATCGTGTCGGAGTTCATCGACGGGCCGTCGCTGGAGGACTCCGTCCGCGAGCACGGGCCCAGGTCAGGAGGCGCGCTCGACCGCGTCGCGGTCAGCACCGCGACCGCGCTGGCGGCCATCCACCGGGCCGGGGTCGTCCACCGTGACCTCAAGCCGTCGAACGTCCTGCTGGGCTCCGACGGCCCCCGCGTGATCGACTTCGGCATCGCGCGGGCGATCGACATGACCCTCACCGGCGGCTCGGTGGGCACCCCGACGTACATGGCGCCCGAGGTGATCGCCGGCGAGCCGGGGCAGCCCGCGTCCGACGTGTTCAGCTGGGCGGTGACCGTGGGTTTCGCCGCGACCGGGCGCCCGTCGTTCGGCCGGGACACGGTGCCCGCGGTGATGTACCGCATCCTCAACGCCCCGCCGGATCTGGACGGCGTGCCCGAGCCGCTGCGTGCCCTGCTCGCCCGCTGCCTGGCCAAGGCGCCGCAGGAACGTCCGACGGCGGCGGAGGCGCTGCACCTTCTCCTCGGCCACGACCGGACCGCGCCCAGACCCGTCACCGGTCCCTCGGCCGCGGCATCCCCTGGCACGGCGGCCCCACCGGCCGGAACTCCGCCGGCCGGAGCCCCGGTGGCCGGAGCACCACCGACCGGAGCGGCACCCGCGTGGGATCCCACCGCCGTGACGCCGGCCGGGCCCCCGCACGCCGGGCCCTCCTACACCGGGCCCACCTATGCCGGGCCCTCGCATGCCGGACCCGCCGGAACGCCACCGCCGGGACCGCCGCCCACGGGCGAGCAGCCGCCCGGCGGCTCCCGCAAGAGATCCAAGCTCGTGGTGGTCGGCGCGGCGGCCTCCGTGGCGGTGCTCGTGAGCGTGATCGTGGTGGCCCTGCGCTGGGGCGACGGCGGCTCCCCCACGGCGTCCGGCCCCTCGGCCACGCCGGCCACGACGACCGCCACCACGCAATCGGCGACCCCCAGCGTCACCGCCCGCCCGTACGGCAGGAGGGTGGCCCGGGCCACGCTCGGCGGCGAGGTCAACACGGTGGCCGTGAGCACCTACGACGGGCAGCGCGCCGTGCTGGCAGGCAGCACCAAGGGCGTGGCCAAGGTGTGGAAGTTCGGCACGCGCGCCGGTGAGCTCGCCACGATCCAGAACTCCGGCGGCGAGGAGACGGGCGCCGCCATCGACGTGGGCGAGGTGGACGGGCAGGCGGCCACGTTCAGGCGGTTACAGAACGGCGGGGTCGTCGTCTCCGGCGCGGCCGGCGACGAGCCGCTCGGGCCCATCTACCAGGGCCACCAGAAGATCGTCTACGCGCTCGCGCCCGCGCAGGTGGCGGGCAAGACGGTGGTGGTCAGCGGCGACGAGGCCGGGAAAATCCATGTATGGGACCCGAAGACGGGCAACGACTCCGGGCCCCAGCCCAAGGCGGCGGGCGGCGACCCGGTGTTCGGGGTCGCGACCGGCACGATGGACGGGCACCCCTTCGCGGTGATCGCGTCGGCCGACGACACCGCGCGGGTGTGGGACCTGGAGACCGGCGCCATGGGCGCGACCTTCCGCGGCCACGGCGACGACGTCTTCACCGTGGCGACCGCCTCGCTGGACGGCGCGCCGGTGGGCATCAGCGGCGGCGCCGACCGCCTGGTCCGCGTCTGGGACCTGCGCAGCGGCCAGGAGATCGCCTCGTTCTCCGGCCACACCGCCGAGGTCGCCGGCCTGGCGGTGGGCAGGGTGAAGGGCCGCGCGGTGGTCGCCTCGGGCGGGTTCGACGGGACGATCCGCGTCTGGGACCTGCGCAGCGGCGAGCAGCTCGGCGACCCGCTGAAGGTTCCGGGCGGGCGCGTCTACTCGGTGGCGGTCGCCGAGGACGCCGGGGAGACCTGGCTGGCCGCCGGCGACCGCGGCGGCACCATCACCGCCTGGAGCCTCGGCCCGGCCTCCCCCTAGGCCATCGGCTCATCCCGCCACCTCGAACAGCGCGTTGAGCTGCTGGTTGAGGCCGGTGAGCGAGGAGGCGGGGGCCTCGCCGAGGAAGAGGGCGTCCAGGGCGGGCCGCATCAGGGCGGTGATGTCGGCCGCGTTCGAGGTCACCGGCAGGGGGAACGTGGTGCCGTTCCTGATGTGGTCGGTGAAGGCCGAGACGTCCAGGTTCCGCTCGGTCCGGTTGTACTGGATGGCCAGCTCGGTGCCCGTGGGCCGGGCCGGGAACACCACGCCGGTCCGGCCGATGATGTTCTGGCACTCCTCCCCCGACAGGAATTTCACCCACTTCGCGGCGTTCTCCGGCTGCTTGGAGAACGTCGTGATGGAGTCGGCCAGGCCGTTGAACATGGAGGCCCGCTTCCCCGTCGGCCCGATCGGGGTCGGCGCCACGCCGATGTCGAGCTTGTTGCCGCTGGCGTCGGTGAGCTTGGTGAACGAGGAGATCGTCCACGAGCCGCTCAGGCCCATCGCGGCGAGGCCGGACTGGATCTGCGTGTCGGCGGTGATCGCGTTGTTGCCGCCGATCGCGGCGAAACTGGCCATGTAGCCCTTCCGGACCAGGCCGAAGTACCAGCTCAGGGTGTCCTGCACGACGGGGTCGTCCAGGTTGAAGCGGGTGCCCCAGGGGTTCTGGTCGGTGGGCTGCCAGCCGGCGCTGCCGGTGAAGGCCGACCACTGCGTCTGTCCCCAGTTGTCGCCGCCGCTGCCGTTCGCGGCCAGCCCGTACGTCTTGACCCGCGTCCTGTCGAAGCCCGGCTCGTCGCCGCGGACGCCGTTCTGGTCGATGGTCAGGCGTGCGATCGTCTTCTCGAAGGTGCCGCCGTCGCGCGGGTTCCAGGTCAGCTCGTCCAGGGTGGCGGGGTCGATGCCGGCGGCCCTGAGCGCGGCGGCGTCGTAGAAGATCGCGATGGTGTCCCAGTCCTTCGGGGCGCCGTAGCGCTTGCCGTCCTTGCCCTTCCACAGCTCGGCCAGGCCCTGCTGGTAGTCGGAGTCCTTGATGTCGCTGGTGGGGCCGAGGTCGTCGAGCGGGCGCAGCACCTGCAGGTCGACGAACTGGGGGAACTTCGCGAGCTGGTCGGTGAAGACGTCCGGGGCGGTGTCGGCGATGAAGCTGGCGGTCAGCTTGGACCAGTAGTCGTCCCAGCCGTACTGGGAGATGTGGATGCGCAGGCCGGGGTTCTGCTGCTGGAAGGCGTCCGCGCACTTCTGGTAGCCGGGCTGCTGGGCGGAGTCCCAGAGCCAGTATTCGATGGTGCCGGTGGCGCCGCCGCTGCCGCCCCCGCCGCAGGCGGTGGTCAGCAGGAGCGCGGTCAGGAGGAGTCGTCTGAGCATCACTTGATCCCGCTGAAGCCGATGGAGTTGACGATGCGGCGCGCGAAGAAGAGGAACAGCAGCAACATCGGCAGCGCCGCCACCAGCGTGGCCGCCATCAGGCCGGCCCAGTCGGGCCCCGCCTGCGGCTTCTGCGACTTGAACACGCCGAGGGCCACGGTGAGCACGCGCGAGTTGTCGGTGTAGCTG
This window encodes:
- a CDS encoding glycosyltransferase 87 family protein; the protein is MSRYQLAVGGILAALAAVLVRTVTEPSGLGWYLTAWALFASAVWVARRVPERRLGPLVVAGGIVLAATGLAAPPSNSTDSFRYAWDGRVQAAGVSPYDHPPSALELAGLRDGWLFPADCAARYPLPDGGCTRINRPTEPTIYPPAAQGYFLLVHWLSPEGSRHKALQVGGWVMAVLALAALCRVAGARRAAYWAWCPAVPVEAVNNAHVDMLGVLLVVLAFCAVGAGRARGALLGAAIAAKLLPATALPGALSGALSGALSGGLTGRHTGGPMGRPAGRLTGGGVWRRVAVTVVPAALVVGLSYLPYVLASGGSVLGYLPGYLQEERYDGGGGRYAVLRLVLPDSWAPYAAVAALGLIALFVLRYGDPDRPWRGALLVSGSLLLLFTPGYSWYALLVVALVAMDGRWEWLGVALAGAVAYAAGPGSQFYAAAALAVLIGWAARLRHRADGRAARPSHRSDGRAAWPPSARIPVRTEHTERPDSDHREGTVAGAGQDAAEPAVQPGRGRGARRGGAA
- a CDS encoding TIGR04282 family arsenosugar biosynthesis glycosyltransferase encodes the protein MPGRVKTRLSPPYSPAEAAALAEAALRDSVRAVAATPATQRVLALDGLPGRWLPPGFVVVPQRGAGLDERLAAAFADAHRLRPDPVVLIGMDTPQVTPALLGEAGRALERHDAVYGPAADGGFWLLGLRRPDPALLLGVPMSHPETGKHQLDRLERAGLDVHHLPELTDVDTAADAAAVAADAPSSHFAAALRELGR
- a CDS encoding class I SAM-dependent methyltransferase: MIGEIYADALAGESVEIEYVDGTRVPLEAARWFEPIDGDEEFLSRCASPTLDIGSGPGRLTVALTRRGLRSLGIDITPRAVALTRRAGGFALLRDVFEDLPHSGRWATALLADGNIGIGGNPAALLHRVRQLLRPGGAVLAEVAPPGTRSRVDRLRLRRGPVAGPWFGWATVSADDIGRVALAGGFAAAGCWTAHDRWFARLS
- a CDS encoding serine/threonine-protein kinase, which codes for MFRPLRAGEPTRLGDYRIIAGLGEGGQGVVYLAEDASGERVAIKVLHARLAGDTEARERFLREVDAAMRVAAFCTARVLDVAVDGDRPYIVSEFIDGPSLEDSVREHGPRSGGALDRVAVSTATALAAIHRAGVVHRDLKPSNVLLGSDGPRVIDFGIARAIDMTLTGGSVGTPTYMAPEVIAGEPGQPASDVFSWAVTVGFAATGRPSFGRDTVPAVMYRILNAPPDLDGVPEPLRALLARCLAKAPQERPTAAEALHLLLGHDRTAPRPVTGPSAAASPGTAAPPAGTPPAGAPVAGAPPTGAAPAWDPTAVTPAGPPHAGPSYTGPTYAGPSHAGPAGTPPPGPPPTGEQPPGGSRKRSKLVVVGAAASVAVLVSVIVVALRWGDGGSPTASGPSATPATTTATTQSATPSVTARPYGRRVARATLGGEVNTVAVSTYDGQRAVLAGSTKGVAKVWKFGTRAGELATIQNSGGEETGAAIDVGEVDGQAATFRRLQNGGVVVSGAAGDEPLGPIYQGHQKIVYALAPAQVAGKTVVVSGDEAGKIHVWDPKTGNDSGPQPKAAGGDPVFGVATGTMDGHPFAVIASADDTARVWDLETGAMGATFRGHGDDVFTVATASLDGAPVGISGGADRLVRVWDLRSGQEIASFSGHTAEVAGLAVGRVKGRAVVASGGFDGTIRVWDLRSGEQLGDPLKVPGGRVYSVAVAEDAGETWLAAGDRGGTITAWSLGPASP
- a CDS encoding ABC transporter substrate-binding protein codes for the protein MLRRLLLTALLLTTACGGGGSGGATGTIEYWLWDSAQQPGYQKCADAFQQQNPGLRIHISQYGWDDYWSKLTASFIADTAPDVFTDQLAKFPQFVDLQVLRPLDDLGPTSDIKDSDYQQGLAELWKGKDGKRYGAPKDWDTIAIFYDAAALRAAGIDPATLDELTWNPRDGGTFEKTIARLTIDQNGVRGDEPGFDRTRVKTYGLAANGSGGDNWGQTQWSAFTGSAGWQPTDQNPWGTRFNLDDPVVQDTLSWYFGLVRKGYMASFAAIGGNNAITADTQIQSGLAAMGLSGSWTISSFTKLTDASGNKLDIGVAPTPIGPTGKRASMFNGLADSITTFSKQPENAAKWVKFLSGEECQNIIGRTGVVFPARPTGTELAIQYNRTERNLDVSAFTDHIRNGTTFPLPVTSNAADITALMRPALDALFLGEAPASSLTGLNQQLNALFEVAG